A stretch of DNA from Ranitomeya variabilis isolate aRanVar5 chromosome 1, aRanVar5.hap1, whole genome shotgun sequence:
cctatgaaggtctcctctcccaaatttaaacctcgttttattgggccttacaagatattggaaatccttaatcctgtatcttttcgtctggatcttcctgtgtcgtttgctattcacaatgtatttcataggtccttgttgcggcggtacattgtgcctatagttccttctgctgagcctcctgctccggtgttggttgagggcgagttggagtacgtggtggagaagatcttggattctcgcctctccaggcggaggcttcagtacctggtcaagtggaagggctatggtcaggaggataattcctgggtggtcgcctctgatgttcatgcggccgatttagttcgtgcctttcatgccgctcatcctgatcgccctggtggtcgtggtgagggttcggtgacccctcactaaggggggggtactgttgtgaatttactttttgctccctctagtggttactagttttttgactctggtttttctgtcattccttttatccgcacctgggtcgttagttaagggtgttgctatttaagctccctggaccttcagttcaatgcctggcaacgtagttatcagagctagtctgctgtgctcttgtctactgatcctggttccagttatatcagctaagtccgctttttgctttttgctattttgttttggttttgtatttttgtccagcttgttccaaatatatatcctgacctttgctggaagctctagggggctggtgttcttcccccggaccgttagacggttcgggggttcttgaatttccagtgtggattttgatagggtttttgttgaccatataagttacctttctttattctgctatcagtaagtgggcctctctgtgctaaacctggttcatttctgtgtttgtcatttcctcttacctcaccgttattatttgtggggggcttctatccagctttggggtccccttctctggaggcaagaaaggtcttttgttttcctctactaggggtagctagattctccggctggagcgtgtcatctagaatcaacgtaggaatgatccccggctacttctagtgttggcgttaggagtagatatatggtcaacccagctaccactgccctatgagctggatttttgtattctgcagacttccacgttcctctgagaccctcgccattggggtcataacagacatggcagttttaaatcggttacatggatacacaggcaggcagcattgtggtcagtggaggagtattgcaagtaggggccgcagacaggctatcaaaggccttaaataacaaacaataggcaggcatggcagttttaaaacggttacatggatacacaggcaggcagcattgtggtcagtggaggagtattgcaagtaggggccgcagacaggctatcaaaggcctaaaataacaaacaataggcaggcatggcagttttaaatcggttacatggatacacaggcaggcagcattgtggtcagtggaggagtattgcaggtaggggccgcagacaggctatcaaaggcctaaaataacaaacaataggcaggcatggcagttttaaatcagttacatggatacacaggcaggcactccaggcagcattgtggtcagtggaggagtattgcaagtaggggccgcagacaggctatcaaaggcctaaaataacaaacaataggcaggcatggcagttttaaatcggttacatggatacacaggcaggcagcattgtggtcagtggaggagtattgcaagtaggggccgcagacaggctaacaaaggcctaaaataacaaacaatagtcaggcatggcagatttaaatcggttacatggatacacaggcaggcagcattgtggtcagtggaggagtattgcaagtaggggccgcagacaggctatcaaaggccttaaataacaaacaataggcaggcatggcagttttaaattggttacatggatacacaggcaggcagcattgtggtcagtggaggagtattgaaagtaggggccgcagacaggctaacaaaggcctaaaataacaaacaataggcaggcatggcagttttaaatcggttacatggatacacaggcaggcactccaggcagcattgtggtcagtggaggagtattgcaagtaggggccgcagacaggctatcaaaggcctaaaataacaaacaataggcaggcatggcagttttaacccttatccggctgaataggtacaattgtaactattccgttttaaaattgcaataacttttttttgaaaagacgtagagggctgaaatttcgtgacatctctacatttttggtccagaatatattggccaaatttcaataaaatatctccacccgcttccgagataaggggttgagatctttttgcatccataacaagctgcataggtacaaatgtacctcatatattttgaatgaagataatgcaagggaaaaagcataaatttttttttaatgataatgctatttaactattataaacaagtaaaaaactgttcatttacattataaaagaaaatgtaagaaacttttttttattgattttctttgcaagtaatgcatgttggctttgctacagagtgttcatcgcaaatgggtttcacacaaaccacacaagactttctagtcttgcgttgttttcgcctcaggtctctgcagacatagcaactaccaacaacaggggagggtccacgactaccatgaggtatgttggggccagctgctggctgcgatgctaccacaatgcatcgtccaagcaccatttctactgcacctcgaagaaaatggtttctcattatcattttgtttgtactacgatcttcaattgcaatcatacacagctgatttgcgagatctttcaggaactttcttcgttgatcctttgccctgaagcttggattgtgttctctgtagatgatgtaggatgctaacccactgacatcaatcatattgtagaaaaatgccaaagtccaacgtgatgttcgtcgtttcacagtgtactctcccaacattttatccataacatcaacgccaccttttgttatgttgtagtattttattatctctggcttggctgctagtgtctcttcaacttctcccgtcatgtgcatagatgatagaagcacgactgatttgttcttctttggtacatatgaacagactgttgcatcatgattgtaggcaaaatttgtcgagtttacaggcctttctttggcaggctgcatgttgttaggtaggaaccttttgttttttctcactgtaccaactagtgtcatgttccaggagttcaataccttagctagttccatggttgtaaagaagttatcggtggtgacatttcttccagagcctttatacgagctcactaggtccaatactgttcgttctccaatgtttacttgtcgaggaccatcagttggtttcccagtgtagagctgaccttgtaaagggtaggcatttgatgagtcacaagcccagaaaatctttatgccatatttagctggttttgaaggtatatactgggtaaatttagtatgacctctaaatggaaataattgctcgtcgacggtgatacaatgatatggcttgtaggctctctccagattactgttcagcattgtccagatgtcccgtattggtgcagctttatctgtttgcacacgttctgcacgtgtattttcgttgtcaaacctgataaatctgagtatcatcttgaagcggtcacgagacatggctgcacgtataagaggcagagcagcaacattccacatttcctccagattctctttgttggctctgtgcacaccagcagcaatcagtatgcccaaaaatgcatgaagttcagtttcagtaaattgcttgaatgttttttgtggtggccgtttggaagaatcaggaaaacgttgtaccagttcgttgttgtaagcatcacaaactctcttggcctttcgattcgtttcccgtaatatgatgtcacacatctcgggagtcatgatggacttgaatagctcttttgctgtatataggttgctgattgctgcagggccacctctttgtcgtaggacattacgagattttgtttgtgcatttggcagtggattactgcaccattgagtttcatccttagcagtccaaatgtcgcctgcactttgaggcacagaatcatcctcaacactttcgtctgattcgtattcattttcatgctctatgaccatttcttgttcaatgtctgaatcttcttcagtaacatccacttgtggtacatagttttcatcatcagatgcaacatatggttcatcctcatgctcagaatcagattcttctagcattcgcattatttcatcagacgtaaatctgtaaatatgaaaaaatgtaaaataaataattttccgaaatactacattattggcttttcacaaaattatactaacctgcaaacacgttttcttggattatggcggaaactagatccagcattactatcactcatgatgacttgctagatgaattttggcttcgtattttgtgctgaatataaataaaacatcgtaaaacaatatgtagatactaattattatccatttttcgtataaaaattatacctatagtgataagtttcatacaaaatatatgtaagccaagtccaggctgaaagacaatttgactgttctgtccccacataatgagaataaaggtataactggctgttagatgctgtgagactttcctaccttcgtttccaagaaattgaagacttcacaagcctagaaatgtgtgctcacagcaatgagatgaacagcaaaatggctaatgagaggagggaggcaggaagacaagtagaagccactcccagtttgaattaacttaattgacagcaacataagtgaccagtaacaacactgaacaatagatatcagcataacatttgtagctgaatgaactttagtttctgaaaccaagtaaagtcttcccacagtggaggtatatgtgaaggtacaattgtacctatgcagcctgttaaggttgtaaaattatgcagcctgacaagggttaaatcggttacatggatacacaggcaggcagcattgtggtcagtggaggagtattgcaagtaggggccgcagacaggctaacaaaggcctaaaataacaaacaatagtcaggcatggaagttttaaatcggttacatggatacacaggcaggcactccaggcagcattgtggtcagtggaggagtattgcaagtaggggccgcagacaggctatcaaaggcctaaaataacaaacaataggcaggcatggcagttttaaatcggttacatggatacacaggcaggcagcattgtggtcagtggaggagtattgcaagtaggggccgcagacaggctatcaaaggcctaaaataacaaacaataggcaggcatggcagttttaattcggttacatggatacacaggcaggcactccaggcaacattgtggtcagtggaggagtattgaaagtaggggccgcagacaggctaacaaaggcctaaaataacaaacaataggcaggcatggcagtttgaaatcggttacatggatacacagggaggcactccaggcagcattgtggtcagtggaggagtattgaaagtaggggccggagacaggctaacaaaggccaaaaataacaaacaataggcaggcatggcagttttaaatcggttatatggatacacaggcaggcagcattgtggtcagtggaggagtattgcaagtaggggccgcagacaggctatcaaagtccttaaataacaaacaataggcaggcatggcagttttaaatcggttacatggatacacaggcaggcagcattgtggtcagtggaggagtattgaaagtaggggccgcagacaggctaacaaaggcctaaaataacaaacaataggcaggcatggcagttttaaatcggttacatggatacacaggcatgcagcattgtggtcagtggaggagtattgcaagtaggggccacagacaggctatcaaaggccttaaataacaaacaataggcaggcatggcagttttaaattggttacatggatacacaggcaggcagcattgtggtcagtggaggagtattgcaagtaggggccacagacaggctatcaaaggcctaaaataacaaacaataggcaggcatggcagttttaaatcggttacatggatacacaggcaggcagcattgtggtcagtggaggagtattgcaggtaggggccgcagacaggctatcaaaggcctaaaataacaaacaataggcaggcatggcagttttaaatcgttacatggatacacaggcagggactccaggcagcattgtggtcagtggaggagtattgaaagtaggggccgcaggcaggctaacaaaggcctaaaataacaaacaataggcaggcatggcagttttaaatcggttacatggatacacaggcaggcactccaggcagcattgtggtcagtggaggaggattgaaagtaggggccgcagacaggctaacaaaggcctaaaataacaaacaataggcaggcatggcagttttaaatcggttacatggatacacaggcaggcagcattgtggtcagtggaggagtattgcaagtagtggccgcagacaggctatcaaaggccttaaataacaaacaataggcaggcatggcagttttaaatcggttacatggatacacaggcaggcagcattgtggtcagtggaggagtattgcaagtagtggccgcagacaggctatcaaaggccttaaataacaaacaataggcaggcatggcagttttaaatcggttacatggatacacaggcaggcagcattgtggtcagtggaggagtattgaaagtaggggcggcagacaggataacaaaggcctaaaataacaaacaataggcaggcatggcagttttaaatcggttacatggatacacaggcaggcagcattgtggtcagtggaggagtattgcaagtaggggccacagacaggctatcaaaggccttaaataacaaacaataggcaggcatggcagttttaaatcggttacatggatacacaggcaggcagcattgtggtcagtggaggagtattgcaagtaggggccgcagacaggctatcaaaggccttaaataacaaacaataggcaggcatggcagttttaaatcggttacatggatacacaggcaggcagcattgtggtcagtggaggagtattgcaagtaggggccgcagacaggctatcaaaggcctaaaataacaaacaataggcaggcatggcagttttaaatcggttacatggatacacaggcaggcagcattgtggtcagtggaggagtattgcaggtaggggccgcagacaggctatcaaaggcctaaaataacaaacaataggcaggcatggcagttttaaatcggttacatggatacacaggcaggcactccaggcagcattgtggtcagtggaggagtattgcaagtaggggccgcagacaggctatcaaaggcctaaaataacaaacaataggcaggcatggcagatttaaatcggttacatggatacacaggcaggcagcattgtggtcagtggaggagtattgcaagtaggggccgcagacaggctatcaaaggccttaaataacaaacaataggcaggcatggcagttttaaatcggttacatggatacacaggcaggcagcattgtggtcagtggaggagtattgaaagtaggggcggcagacaggctaacaaaggcctaaaataacaaacaataggcaggcatggcagttttatatcggttacatggatacacaggcaggcagcattgtggtcagtggaggagtattgcaagtaggggccacagacaggctatcaaaggccttaaataacaaacaataggcaggcatggcagttttaaatcggttacatggatacacaggcaggcagcattgtggtcagtggaggagtattgcaagtaggggccgcagacaggctatcaaaggcctaaaaaaacaaacaataggcaggcatggcagttttaaatcggttacatggatacacaggcaggcagcattgtggtcagtggaggagtattgcaagtaggggccgcagacagcctatcaaaggcctaaaataacaaacaataggcaggcatggcagttttaaatcggttacatggatacacaggcaggcactccagcaagcattgtggtcagtggaggagtattgcaagtaggggccgcagacaggctaacaaaggcctaaaataacaaacaataggcaggcatggcagttttaaatcggttacatggatacacaggcaggcagcattgtggtcagtggaggagtattgcaagtaggggccacagacaggctatcaaaggccttaaataacaaacaataggcaggcatggcagttttaaatcggttacatggatacacaggcaggcagcattgtggtcagtggaggtgtattgcaagtaggggccgcagacaggctatcaaaggcctaaaataacaaacaataggcaggcatggcagttttaaatcggttacatggatacacaggcaggcagcattgtggtcagtggaggagtattgcaggtaggggccgcagacaggctatcaaaggcctaaaataacaaacaataggcaggcatggcagttttaaatcggttacgtggatacacaggcaggcagcattgtggtcagtggaggagtattgcatgtagtggccgcagacaggctatcaaaggccttaaataacaaacaataggcaggcatggcagttttaaatcggttacatggatacacaggcaggcagcattgtggtcagtggaggagtattgaaagtaggggcggcagacaggataacaaaggcctaaaataacaaacaataggcaggcatggcagttttaaatcggttacatggatacacaggcaggcagcattgtggtcagtggaggagtattgcaagtaggggccacagacaggctatcaaaggccttaaataacaaacaataggcaggcatggcagttttaaatcggttacatggatacacaggcaggcagcattgtggtcagtggaggagtattgcaagtaggggccgcagacaggctatcaaaggcctaaaataacaaacaataggcaggcatggcagttttaaatcggttacatggatacacaggcaggcagcattgtggtcagtggaggagtattgcaagtaggggccgcagacaggctatcaaaggccttaaataacaaacaataggcagtcatggcagttttaaatcggttacatggacacacaggcagggactccaggcagcattgtggtcagtggaggagtattgaaagtaggggccacagacaggctaacaaaggcctaaaataacaaacaataggcaggcatggcagttttaaatcggttacatggatacacaggcaggcagcattgtggtcagtggaggagtattgcaagtaggggccgcagacaggctatcaaaggccttaaataacaaacaataggcagtcatggcagttttaaatcggttacatggatacacaggcaggcagcattgtggtcagtggagaagtattgaaagtaggggccgcagacaggctatcaaaggcctaaaataacaaacaataggcaggcatggcagttttaaatcagttacatggatacacaggcaggcagcattgtggtcagtggaggagtattgcatgtacgggccgcagacaggctatcaaaggcctaaaataacaaacaataggcagacatggcagttttaaatcggttacatggatacacaggcaggcagcattgtggtcagtggaggagtattgcaagtaggggccgcagacaggctatcaaaggccttaaataacaaacaataggcaggcatggcagttttaaatcggttacatggatacacaggcaggcagcattgtggtcagtggaggagtattgcaagtaggggccgcagacaggctatcaaaggcctaaaataacaaacaataggcaggcatggcagttttaaattggttacatggatacacaggcacgcactccaggcagcattgtggtcagtggaggagtattgcaagtaggggccgcagacaggctaacaaaggcctaaaataacaaacaataggcaggcatggcagatttaaatcggttacatggatacacaggcaggcagcattgtggtcagtggaggagtattgcaagtaggggccgcagacaggctatcaaaggccttaaataaacaataggcaggcatggcagttttaaatcggttacatggatacacaggcaggcagcattgtggtcagtggaggagtattgaaagtaggggcggcagacaggctaacaaaggcctaaaataacaaacaataggcagacatggcagttttatatcggttacatggatacacaggcaggcagcattgtggtcagtggaggagtattgcaagtaggggccacagacaggctatcaaaggccttaaataacaaacaataggcaggcatggcagttttaaatcggttacatggatacacaggcaggcagcattgtggtcagtggaggagtattgcaagtaggggccgcagacaggctatcaaaggcctaaaataacaaacaataggcaggcatggcagttttaaatcggttacatggatacacaggcaggcagcattgtggtcagtggaggagtattgcaagtaggggccgcagacagcctatcacaggcctaaaataacaaacaataggcaggcatggcagttttaaatcggttacatggatacacagggaggcactccaggcagcattttggtcagtggagagtattgaaagtaggggccgcagacaggctaacaaaggccaaaaataacaaacaataggcaggcatggcagttttaaatcggttacatggatacacaggcaggcagcattgtggtcagtggaggagtattgaaagtaggggccgcagacaggctaacaaaggcctaaaataacaaacaataggcaggcatggcagttttaaatcggttacatggacacacaggtAGGGACTCcaggcagaattgtggtcagtggaggagtattgcaagtaggggccgcagacaggctatcaaaggccttaaataacaaacaataggcagtcatggcagttttaaatcggttacatggatacacaggcaagcagcattgtggtcagtggaggagtattgaaagtaggggccgcagacaggctaacaaaggccaaaaataacaaacaataggcaggcatggcagttttaaatcggttacatggatacacaggcaggcagcattgtggtcagtggaggtgtattgcaagtaggggccgcagacaggctatcaaaggcctaaaataacaaacaataggcaggcatggcagttttaaatcggttacatggatacacaggcaggcagcattgtggtcagtggaggagtattgcaagtagtggccgcagacaggctatcaaaggccttaaataacaaacaataggcaggcatggcagttttaaatcggttacatggatacacaggcaggcagcattgtggtcagtggaggagtattgaaagtaggggcggcagacaggctaacaaaggcctaaaataacaaacaataggcaggcatggcagttttaaatcggttacatggatacacaggcaggcagcattgtggtcagtggaggagtattgcaagtaggggccacagacaggctatcaaaggccttaaataacaaacaataggcaggcatggcagttttaaatcggttacatagacacacaggcagggactccaggcagcattgtggtcagtggaggagtattgaaagtaggggccgcagacaggctaacaaaggcccaaaataacaaacaataggcaggcatggcagttttaaatcggttacatggatacacaggcaggcagcattgtggtcagtggaggagtattgcaagtaggggccgcagacaggctatcaaaggccttaaataacaaacaataggcagtcatggcagttttaaatcggttacatggatacacaggcaggcagcattgtggtcagtggaggagtattgaaagtaggggccgcagacaggctatcaaaggcctaaaataacaaacaataggcaggcatggcagttttaaatcggttacatggatacacaggcaggcagcattgtggtcagtggaggagtattgcaagtacgggccgcagacaggctatcaaaggcctaaaataacaaacaataggcagacatgtgttgtgaatttactttttgctccctctagtggttactagttttttgactctggtttttctgtcattccttttatccgcacctgggtcgttagttaagggtgttgctatttaagctccctggaccttcagttcaatgcctggcaacgtagttatcagagctagtctgctgtgctcttgtctactgatcctggttccagttatatcagctaagtccgctttttgctttttgctattttgttttggttttgtatttttgtccagcttgttccaaatatatatcctgacctttgctggaagctctagggggctggtgttcttcccccggaccgttagacggttcgggggttcttgaatttccagtgtggattttgatagggtttttgtt
This window harbors:
- the LOC143796904 gene encoding uncharacterized protein LOC143796904, giving the protein MSDSNAGSSFRHNPRKRVCRFTSDEIMRMLEESDSEHEDEPYVASDDENYVPQVDVTEEDSDIEQEMVIEHENEYESDESVEDDSVPQSAGDIWTAKDETQWCSNPLPNAQTKSRNVLRQRGGPAAISNLYTAKELFKSIMTPEMCDIILRETNRKAKRVCDAYNNELVQRFPDSSKRPPQKTFKQFTETELHAFLGILIAAGVHRANKENLEEMWNVAALPLIRAAMSRDRFKMILRFISQEFQAALHSDASLENLRHLAETPTSMTDKKRVFWE